The Gammaproteobacteria bacterium genome includes a region encoding these proteins:
- a CDS encoding EF-hand domain-containing protein, with the protein MKKRVLGMMLMVASGALFAEDFVAVFNDLDENRDGYLSVDEARENRTLDRVFRDYDSDIDNRMSLDEYMNYLNAEGLKD; encoded by the coding sequence ATGAAAAAAAGAGTCTTGGGGATGATGTTAATGGTGGCCAGTGGGGCGTTGTTTGCTGAGGACTTTGTGGCCGTGTTTAACGATTTGGATGAAAATCGGGACGGTTATCTCTCTGTCGATGAGGCGCGTGAAAATCGTACTTTGGATCGAGTGTTTCGAGATTATGACAGTGATATTGATAATCGCATGAGTCTGGATGAGTATATGAATTATCTGAATGCGGAAGGTTTAAAGGATTGA
- a CDS encoding CDP-alcohol phosphatidyltransferase family protein, translating to MDGCNQMFNIPNSLSALRLLLAPVMLYFAWRGSAQPFIVLLGVALLSDLLDGFLARLLNQVTEFGARLDSWGDFATYWVMTIGVWLLWPEVIEREAFFITVIGVSYFLPRLVGVVKFQRFILSYHTWGAKASAALISSSVFVMVAFEVVWPFHLAVVFFVLAELEEAAITLVLRSWRSDIASLWHLRREGEG from the coding sequence ATGGACGGTTGTAATCAGATGTTTAATATTCCTAACTCACTCAGCGCTCTGCGTCTTTTACTGGCACCGGTGATGCTCTATTTTGCTTGGCGTGGTTCGGCTCAGCCTTTTATCGTTTTATTGGGAGTGGCGTTATTGAGCGATCTTTTAGATGGTTTTTTAGCGCGTTTATTAAATCAAGTGACCGAGTTTGGTGCTCGCCTGGACAGTTGGGGTGATTTTGCTACCTACTGGGTGATGACCATAGGAGTTTGGTTGTTGTGGCCGGAAGTGATTGAGCGAGAAGCCTTTTTTATTACTGTGATCGGTGTTAGCTATTTTTTACCCCGTTTGGTTGGGGTGGTGAAATTTCAGCGGTTTATTTTGAGCTATCACACTTGGGGGGCTAAAGCGTCTGCGGCTTTGATTAGCAGCAGTGTGTTTGTGATGGTGGCTTTTGAGGTGGTGTGGCCGTTTCATCTGGCGGTGGTGTTTTTTGTTTTGGCTGAATTGGAAGAGGCGGCGATTACGCTGGTTTTGCGCTCGTGGCGCAGTGATATCGCCAGCTTGTGGCATCTGCGTAGAGAAGGTGAGGGTTAG
- a CDS encoding PilZ domain-containing protein: protein MVKSTERRHQRRKTIDLNVFVAPTETTLQKVAVRDLSLTGININPPQCPLCDNQLITLYFDTRTNHYPQEQAVRARVVHTSKDAIGLNFEHFGNEVITVLHELLKDAKYF from the coding sequence ATGGTCAAGAGCACCGAGCGGCGACATCAACGCCGTAAAACCATTGATTTAAACGTCTTTGTAGCCCCTACAGAGACAACACTGCAAAAAGTTGCCGTTCGAGACTTGAGTCTGACCGGCATTAATATCAACCCACCTCAATGTCCGCTGTGCGACAACCAGCTCATCACCCTCTATTTTGATACCCGTACCAACCACTACCCGCAGGAACAGGCTGTGCGGGCACGGGTGGTACACACCAGCAAGGATGCCATCGGTTTGAATTTTGAACATTTTGGTAATGAAGTGATCACGGTACTGCATGAGCTACTCAAGGACGCCAAATATTTTTAG
- a CDS encoding metal-dependent hydrolase — protein sequence MANFKTHVLVAAAVSGSATVVALSSGLLSAQVLPAYFLLGTMAGLLPDIDSDNSVPIRLFFNLMAVSAAFATLFSVVDRYSIVELLLLWGGVYFLVRYTVFELFIRLTVHRGVFHSVLAACFFALLFTCVADYWLHRSEVESWLAGAFVFMGYLVHLSLDELYSVDLTNIRLKRSFGTALKLVSLKYIKETVVLFLLTLMLFSAAPSGDFFLQTTWNGELYQSIVNKLWPDGRWFSGLWPTHS from the coding sequence ATGGCAAATTTTAAAACCCATGTGCTGGTGGCGGCAGCCGTCAGTGGTTCGGCTACCGTTGTGGCACTTTCCAGCGGTTTGCTTTCTGCTCAGGTACTGCCCGCTTATTTTCTCTTGGGAACGATGGCGGGTTTGTTGCCAGATATTGACTCCGATAACTCGGTACCGATTCGACTTTTTTTTAATTTGATGGCGGTTTCAGCGGCATTTGCTACCTTATTTAGTGTGGTGGATCGTTACAGTATTGTGGAGTTATTGCTGCTGTGGGGCGGTGTTTATTTCTTGGTGCGTTACACGGTTTTTGAGCTTTTTATTCGCCTTACGGTGCATCGAGGGGTGTTTCACAGTGTGTTAGCCGCTTGTTTTTTTGCTTTGTTGTTCACCTGTGTAGCCGATTATTGGTTGCATCGCAGCGAGGTGGAATCTTGGTTGGCGGGGGCGTTTGTTTTTATGGGTTATTTGGTTCATCTCTCTTTGGATGAGTTGTACAGTGTCGATTTGACCAACATTCGTCTTAAGCGCTCTTTTGGTACGGCACTGAAATTGGTCAGTCTTAAATACATCAAAGAGACCGTTGTATTGTTTTTGTTAACCTTGATGCTTTTTTCAGCAGCGCCCAGTGGTGATTTTTTTCTGCAAACCACTTGGAATGGTGAGCTTTATCAGAGCATTGTTAATAAATTATGGCCCGATGGGCGTTGGTTTTCTGGGCTTTGGCCGACGCATTCGTAA
- a CDS encoding response regulator, producing MSGLAFFVIVLMLLLAVGGVVAWNLRGKVRQLQDVLTVAKKEAEVALQNKNKMEALLEQARLELVRVSSAIQPNVEPSAVGSDAKSVDDLGLHILVAEDNLVNQQVVALMLEQLGYADDRVDLVANGVEVLNAVESTVYDLIFMDLQMPMMGGEEATRKIISRYPVGSRPRIVAMTANALKGDRERCLSLGMDGYLSKPISLSKLSVVLEQTPYRSGVGMPVCGAVDVAALEALRADMVDGALVLVELLNNFFSESKQLLSSLHQAQEKGDYEKMGHAVHTLKSSSLSLGANDFSERCRILEQQIRQNKVVELQMQIEAIDVEYRRVCEDFNTLLGYYEQE from the coding sequence ATGAGTGGGTTAGCGTTCTTTGTTATCGTATTGATGCTGTTGCTTGCTGTTGGGGGAGTGGTTGCTTGGAATCTGCGGGGCAAGGTCAGACAACTTCAAGACGTCTTGACTGTGGCTAAAAAAGAGGCTGAGGTTGCGCTGCAAAATAAGAACAAGATGGAGGCTTTGTTGGAGCAGGCTCGGTTAGAACTGGTGCGGGTTTCTTCAGCCATTCAGCCGAATGTTGAGCCGTCTGCTGTGGGTTCTGATGCCAAAAGTGTGGATGATCTGGGGCTGCACATTTTGGTGGCGGAAGATAATTTGGTGAACCAACAGGTGGTGGCTTTGATGCTGGAGCAGTTGGGTTACGCCGATGACCGTGTGGATCTGGTGGCGAACGGGGTGGAGGTTCTGAATGCGGTGGAGAGCACCGTTTATGATTTGATTTTTATGGATTTGCAGATGCCGATGATGGGCGGAGAGGAGGCGACTCGGAAAATCATTAGTCGTTATCCTGTGGGGTCACGTCCTCGTATTGTGGCCATGACCGCCAACGCTTTAAAAGGGGATCGTGAGCGCTGTTTGTCGTTGGGTATGGACGGTTATTTAAGCAAACCGATTTCTTTATCGAAGTTGTCCGTGGTGTTGGAGCAGACGCCGTATCGCAGCGGTGTGGGAATGCCCGTTTGTGGGGCGGTGGATGTGGCTGCACTGGAGGCACTGCGTGCGGATATGGTTGATGGTGCTTTGGTATTGGTTGAGCTACTGAATAATTTCTTTAGCGAATCAAAACAGTTGTTGTCCTCTCTTCATCAGGCTCAGGAGAAGGGGGATTATGAAAAAATGGGTCATGCGGTGCATACCTTGAAGTCGAGCAGCTTGAGTTTGGGAGCCAATGATTTTTCTGAGCGGTGTCGTATTTTGGAGCAGCAGATACGTCAGAATAAAGTGGTGGAGTTGCAGATGCAAATTGAGGCGATTGATGTTGAGTACCGGCGGGTTTGTGAGGATTTTAATACCTTGTTAGGTTATTATGAACAGGAATAG
- a CDS encoding protein kinase, with protein sequence MAKKALIIDDAAHFRILIRQMLKTCLPDMVIDEYDPLLKEKPDHDFPWDDYDILLLDYNLGKYNGLEWYEEFSALKGFPPTIMFTGEGNELIAVKAMRTGIDDYLPKKGITVEVLKNSIDDTLQRRQNLNTTSTLQLSTDQILEASPVLAHTLLLHPKAIPDYTILERLGSGSSSIVYLAQEDKTQKKVVLKVLDPERDNDQNMLERFLEEHRIISTIKTPHIATIYKQGINDDFCYIAMEYFPNGSLRSKISQGLKKGQRLSYLTQMIKALHAIHKHGIIHRDIKPENVMLRADDSIALVDFGIAKQLDVESGLTRQGEIYGTPHYISPEQISGGSTPDARSDLYSLGVVLYEMISGQRPFQADSLPALFYQQTCVMPPFLRDPLDPIIQKLLKKDPEERFQNARELMTALEAHCTH encoded by the coding sequence ATGGCTAAAAAAGCACTCATTATCGACGATGCAGCCCACTTTCGCATTCTGATTCGACAGATGCTGAAAACCTGCCTGCCCGACATGGTCATAGACGAATACGACCCACTGCTTAAAGAAAAACCCGATCACGATTTTCCGTGGGACGATTACGACATATTACTGCTCGACTACAACCTTGGAAAATACAACGGGTTAGAGTGGTATGAAGAATTTTCCGCACTCAAAGGCTTTCCGCCCACCATCATGTTTACCGGCGAAGGCAATGAACTGATTGCCGTCAAAGCCATGCGCACCGGCATCGACGATTACCTACCCAAAAAAGGCATCACCGTCGAAGTCCTAAAAAACAGCATTGATGACACCTTGCAACGGCGGCAAAATCTCAATACCACCAGCACCTTACAACTGTCAACCGATCAAATTCTGGAAGCCAGCCCCGTACTCGCTCACACCCTGCTTTTGCACCCCAAAGCGATTCCAGATTACACCATTTTAGAACGCCTTGGTTCCGGTTCCAGCTCCATTGTTTACTTAGCCCAAGAGGATAAAACACAAAAAAAAGTCGTGCTAAAAGTACTCGACCCCGAACGCGACAACGACCAGAACATGTTGGAGCGCTTTTTGGAAGAACATCGCATCATCTCCACTATTAAAACACCCCACATCGCCACCATCTACAAACAAGGCATTAACGACGATTTTTGTTACATTGCGATGGAGTATTTTCCCAACGGCAGTCTGCGCAGTAAAATAAGTCAGGGGCTAAAAAAAGGCCAGCGTCTCAGCTACCTGACCCAGATGATCAAAGCCCTGCACGCCATCCACAAACACGGCATTATCCACCGCGACATCAAACCCGAAAACGTCATGTTACGCGCCGATGACAGCATTGCTTTGGTGGATTTTGGCATCGCCAAACAGTTGGATGTGGAAAGCGGTCTCACCCGCCAAGGAGAAATCTACGGCACCCCCCACTACATCAGTCCTGAACAGATTTCCGGCGGCAGCACACCCGATGCGCGCAGCGATCTTTACAGCCTCGGGGTGGTACTCTACGAAATGATCTCTGGTCAGCGCCCCTTTCAAGCCGACTCGCTGCCCGCGCTGTTTTATCAACAGACCTGCGTTATGCCACCGTTTCTCAGAGACCCACTAGACCCGATCATCCAAAAGCTGCTGAAAAAAGACCCCGAAGAACGCTTTCAAAATGCCCGCGAATTAATGACCGCCCTCGAAGCACACTGCACACATTAA
- the sbcB gene encoding exodeoxyribonuclease I gives MQNSFYWHDYETFGVDPKRDRAVQFAGIRTDAELNIISEPLVIYSRPSNDFLPSPEACLITGITPQLALEKGLSEAEFIKQIHAELSRASTCGVGYNSLRFDDEVTRFTLYRNFYDPYAREWQNGCSRWDIIDMVRLCYALRPEGINWPLRDDGTVSFRLEELSRANGIVHEAAHDALSDVYATIGLAKLIRQKQPKLYDYVLEKRNKQCVARLLDLQQKPMLLHTSRMFPAAYGCSTLVMPLAKHPTNNNGVIVFDLRQDPAALLSLSVEQIQQRLFTRQDQLPEGVERIALKTVHLNKCPVLSPSSVVRDPALQQRLQLDLAACEAHRQRLLHAEGLAQKIQQVHTAPEYEARQGDDDPELTLYGGGFLSRQDRALSDQLREVEPEALADFADRFQDERLPELLFRYRARNFPQTLNAEEQTAWQQLRRQRLGDVSDYVSELEGLLQRAIDERSKRILIALLEYVQTL, from the coding sequence ATGCAAAACAGTTTTTATTGGCACGATTACGAGACCTTTGGCGTTGATCCCAAACGAGATCGGGCGGTGCAGTTTGCCGGAATTCGCACCGATGCTGAGTTGAACATCATCTCGGAGCCGTTGGTGATTTACAGCCGTCCGAGCAATGATTTTTTGCCCTCGCCGGAAGCGTGTCTGATTACCGGTATCACGCCGCAGTTGGCGCTGGAGAAGGGGCTGAGTGAGGCGGAGTTTATCAAACAAATTCACGCCGAACTGTCGCGAGCAAGCACCTGCGGGGTGGGCTACAACAGCCTGCGTTTTGATGACGAAGTGACTCGGTTTACCTTGTACCGTAATTTTTATGATCCCTACGCTCGTGAGTGGCAAAACGGCTGTTCTCGTTGGGACATCATCGACATGGTGCGCCTCTGTTACGCCTTGCGCCCTGAGGGAATCAATTGGCCGCTGCGTGACGATGGCACGGTCAGCTTTCGTTTGGAGGAGCTGAGTCGTGCTAACGGCATTGTTCACGAGGCGGCGCACGATGCGCTCTCCGATGTCTATGCCACTATTGGTTTGGCGAAGTTGATTCGTCAAAAACAGCCCAAACTGTACGATTACGTGCTGGAAAAACGCAATAAACAGTGTGTTGCGCGGTTATTAGATCTGCAACAAAAACCGATGTTGCTGCACACCTCGCGCATGTTTCCTGCCGCGTACGGGTGCAGCACCTTGGTGATGCCGTTGGCCAAACACCCTACGAATAATAATGGTGTGATTGTGTTTGATCTGCGCCAAGATCCTGCCGCCTTGTTAAGCCTTTCTGTGGAACAGATTCAGCAAAGGCTGTTTACCCGCCAAGATCAATTGCCAGAAGGGGTTGAGCGCATTGCGCTGAAAACCGTGCATTTGAATAAGTGTCCTGTGTTGTCGCCCAGCAGTGTGGTGCGAGACCCTGCCTTGCAACAGCGTCTCCAGCTTGATCTGGCGGCCTGTGAGGCGCATCGACAGCGGTTGTTGCACGCTGAGGGTTTGGCGCAGAAGATTCAGCAGGTACACACCGCGCCAGAGTATGAAGCTCGCCAAGGGGACGATGATCCTGAGTTGACGTTGTACGGCGGTGGTTTTTTGAGTCGCCAAGATCGTGCTCTGTCCGATCAACTGCGTGAGGTAGAACCGGAAGCGCTGGCTGATTTTGCCGATCGCTTTCAAGATGAGCGGTTGCCGGAGTTGTTGTTTCGTTACCGTGCTCGAAACTTCCCCCAGACTTTGAATGCTGAGGAGCAGACCGCTTGGCAGCAGCTACGACGGCAGCGTTTGGGTGATGTGAGTGACTATGTATCTGAGCTGGAGGGTTTGCTTCAGAGAGCGATCGATGAACGATCTAAGCGTATTTTAATCGCTTTGCTGGAGTACGTGCAGACGCTTTAA
- a CDS encoding DUF2058 domain-containing protein, with product MAGSLRDQLLGAGLVSKDQANRSKAKARKKAGQMRKQKQAGKETEVDQAAAQRTKAIEAKKAKDMALNRERELVKQKKALKAQVRDILRRGRKNRDKASLLYNFVLGKVIKTVAVNAEQNDQLARGVLAIVVFDDRHHVISRQTADRLLGLDSKLKVVMQSCDEELPEEDDPYADYQVPDDLNW from the coding sequence ATGGCAGGTTCACTGCGAGATCAACTGTTGGGTGCCGGTTTGGTGAGCAAAGATCAGGCAAACCGTTCCAAAGCGAAAGCGCGTAAAAAAGCGGGACAGATGCGCAAACAGAAACAAGCAGGCAAAGAGACCGAAGTGGATCAAGCGGCGGCGCAGCGGACAAAAGCGATTGAGGCGAAAAAAGCCAAAGATATGGCGTTGAATCGTGAACGCGAATTAGTGAAGCAGAAAAAGGCGCTCAAAGCGCAGGTGCGGGATATTTTGCGTCGAGGGCGTAAAAATCGTGACAAAGCATCGCTGCTGTATAACTTTGTCTTGGGTAAAGTGATCAAGACGGTGGCGGTCAATGCCGAGCAGAACGATCAACTGGCGCGGGGTGTGTTGGCGATTGTGGTCTTTGATGATCGCCATCATGTGATCTCGCGCCAGACCGCTGACCGGCTGCTGGGGCTGGACAGCAAATTGAAGGTAGTGATGCAGAGCTGCGATGAAGAGCTGCCGGAAGAGGATGATCCTTATGCCGATTACCAAGTGCCTGATGATCTGAACTGGTAA
- a CDS encoding DUF3187 family protein has translation MIKHPFQSAIPLSLCLLLSGWPLLGQGQPLATVNQNPLLQSVALPTPASSQLLAQGKHALQLRHDWSNTLNVERNRLEELLIDSESQQTTLRFDYGLNSHWNLALSLRYLTLSAGQLDAFIDDFHDLFGFPQGARPFYSRDQFQLLYQRGGIESVNITTAQSGVQDLRVAVGTPLQQTPKHQSTLWFELKLPSNQSALFNNNTVSLSSQWSQNNQWNSHWRSQHSLGLLWLEQGHFLPKLQNSLIGFGSSGLSYRYSPLLEFTLQLDGHSALFNKTDLTFLGSSVQLAMGGSLYFSAKQRLDIAVVEDIQVGASPDVNFHLAWNITN, from the coding sequence GTGATTAAACACCCGTTCCAATCGGCAATACCGCTGAGCTTATGCCTATTGCTCAGCGGCTGGCCTCTGCTTGGTCAGGGTCAACCGCTGGCTACAGTGAATCAAAACCCGCTGTTGCAGAGCGTTGCTTTACCCACCCCTGCGTCATCACAACTGCTGGCTCAGGGTAAACACGCTCTGCAACTGCGCCACGACTGGAGCAACACGCTCAATGTTGAGCGCAACCGCCTCGAAGAGTTACTGATCGACAGCGAGAGCCAGCAAACGACGCTGCGTTTTGACTACGGCCTAAATTCCCACTGGAACCTCGCCCTCAGCCTGCGTTACCTCACCCTCAGCGCCGGTCAGTTGGACGCTTTTATCGACGATTTTCACGACCTGTTCGGCTTTCCACAGGGCGCTCGTCCTTTTTATTCCCGTGATCAATTTCAACTTTTATATCAACGCGGCGGCATTGAAAGCGTGAACATCACCACCGCTCAAAGCGGCGTACAAGATCTGAGGGTGGCGGTAGGCACGCCGTTACAACAGACCCCCAAACACCAAAGCACCCTCTGGTTCGAGTTAAAGCTGCCGAGCAACCAAAGCGCTCTGTTTAATAACAACACCGTTTCACTCAGCTCGCAATGGAGCCAAAACAACCAATGGAATTCACACTGGCGCAGCCAACACAGTCTCGGATTACTTTGGCTTGAGCAGGGCCATTTTTTACCGAAGCTGCAAAACAGCTTGATCGGGTTCGGCTCCAGTGGCCTTAGTTATCGTTATTCACCGCTGCTTGAATTTACTTTACAACTGGATGGCCACAGCGCCCTGTTTAACAAAACCGACCTCACGTTTTTAGGTTCCAGTGTGCAACTGGCGATGGGCGGCAGCCTCTACTTTTCAGCTAAACAGAGGTTGGATATTGCAGTGGTAGAAGACATTCAGGTGGGTGCTTCACCGGATGTTAATTTTCATCTGGCTTGGAACATAACAAATTAG
- the cobM gene encoding precorrin-4 C(11)-methyltransferase: MTIYFIGAGPGDPELMTLKGQRLVDGAPLVLFAGSLIPEQNLEAARQRGAQVVDSAPLNLDQQIVLMQQADQQGQDVARLHSGDPSIYGAIGEQIRRLHALQIEYEIIPGVTAASASAAWLGKELTLSGVSQTVIMTRYEGKTPFPERERLPELARSGATLVIHLGVTRIHKIVADLLPHYGEDCPVAVCYRTSWPDQDRVVGTLKDIVAKVRAKKFVRTSLIIVGKVLDAEGFDDSYLYQEGQAHIYRRRKG; the protein is encoded by the coding sequence ATGACGATCTATTTTATTGGAGCCGGTCCTGGTGATCCTGAGTTAATGACCCTCAAAGGGCAGCGGTTGGTGGATGGTGCTCCCTTGGTGCTGTTTGCCGGTTCTCTGATTCCGGAACAGAATTTAGAGGCTGCGCGCCAGCGTGGCGCGCAGGTGGTGGACAGTGCGCCGCTGAATCTGGATCAGCAGATTGTGCTGATGCAGCAGGCCGACCAGCAGGGGCAAGATGTGGCGCGTCTGCACAGCGGTGATCCCTCTATTTACGGTGCCATCGGTGAGCAGATTCGCCGTCTGCACGCCTTGCAGATTGAGTATGAAATTATTCCTGGAGTGACGGCGGCTTCCGCTTCGGCAGCGTGGTTGGGTAAAGAATTAACTCTTTCGGGGGTGTCGCAGACGGTGATCATGACCCGTTATGAGGGTAAAACGCCCTTTCCTGAACGGGAGAGGTTGCCGGAGTTAGCCCGTTCTGGCGCGACCTTGGTGATTCATCTGGGGGTGACGCGGATCCATAAAATCGTCGCCGATCTGCTGCCGCATTACGGCGAGGATTGCCCCGTGGCGGTCTGTTATCGCACCTCATGGCCGGATCAAGATCGGGTGGTGGGGACATTGAAAGACATTGTGGCCAAGGTACGGGCGAAAAAGTTTGTCCGTACCTCGTTGATCATCGTCGGAAAGGTGCTGGATGCTGAAGGTTTTGATGATTCCTATCTGTATCAAGAGGGGCAGGCGCACATTTATCGACGGCGGAAGGGGTGA
- a CDS encoding DUF2442 domain-containing protein, giving the protein MFLHVEKAKYIDDYKIWVSFNDGAQGEVDLLPELYGEIFEPLKEVSFFKSFTLEGHTLSWSNGADFAPEFLREQLP; this is encoded by the coding sequence ATGTTTCTTCACGTTGAAAAAGCAAAATACATCGACGATTACAAAATTTGGGTCTCTTTCAATGATGGAGCACAAGGTGAAGTTGATTTATTGCCTGAGTTGTACGGCGAAATTTTTGAGCCATTAAAAGAAGTGTCCTTTTTTAAGTCATTTACCCTAGAGGGGCATACTCTGTCATGGAGTAACGGGGCTGATTTTGCTCCAGAATTTTTGCGGGAGCAGCTTCCTTAA
- a CDS encoding DUF4160 domain-containing protein encodes MPEISRFLGIVIRMYIREHYPAHFHAEYGEYEITVDIETGVVTGKFPRRALNAVLDWYVLHQDELRSNWASAMERKPLSKIEPLE; translated from the coding sequence ATGCCAGAAATAAGTCGCTTTCTCGGAATCGTGATTCGGATGTACATTCGAGAGCACTACCCAGCACATTTCCATGCTGAATATGGAGAGTATGAAATTACTGTTGATATTGAAACGGGGGTTGTTACAGGAAAGTTTCCAAGAAGAGCATTGAATGCGGTTCTCGATTGGTATGTACTGCATCAGGATGAGTTGAGGTCTAATTGGGCATCGGCAATGGAGAGAAAGCCATTGTCTAAAATTGAACCATTGGAGTAG
- a CDS encoding type II toxin-antitoxin system YafQ family toxin: MARIERTGQFKRDYKRESKGRHRVTLERDFITVVTMLMSGEPLPTKYRDHALVGDWSDHRDCHVKPDLILLYRSFSDGRLQLVRLGSHSELGL; encoded by the coding sequence ATGGCAAGGATTGAACGAACAGGACAGTTTAAGCGGGATTATAAGCGGGAATCTAAAGGGCGGCATAGAGTGACTTTGGAGCGGGATTTTATTACGGTTGTGACGATGTTGATGAGTGGAGAGCCCTTGCCGACAAAATACCGAGATCATGCCTTGGTCGGAGATTGGAGCGATCATCGTGATTGCCATGTTAAGCCTGATTTGATTTTGCTTTACCGCTCTTTTTCTGATGGGAGGTTGCAGTTGGTTCGATTGGGATCTCACAGTGAACTCGGTTTATAA
- a CDS encoding type II toxin-antitoxin system RelB/DinJ family antitoxin, giving the protein MAANAVVRARIDEKIKEEASVVLASMGLTISDALRLMLTRVAKEKALPFEPLVPNELTLAAMKKARRGEVASFDGLEGLLDDLNGKD; this is encoded by the coding sequence ATGGCTGCGAATGCGGTGGTGCGTGCGCGTATTGATGAAAAGATCAAGGAAGAAGCTTCTGTGGTGCTGGCCAGCATGGGTTTGACGATTTCCGATGCTTTGCGGTTAATGTTGACCCGTGTCGCTAAAGAGAAGGCTTTGCCCTTTGAGCCACTGGTGCCGAATGAGTTAACTCTGGCAGCGATGAAGAAGGCGCGTCGGGGTGAGGTGGCGTCATTTGATGGTTTGGAGGGTTTGTTGGACGATTTAAATGGCAAGGATTGA